One part of the Solea solea chromosome 1, fSolSol10.1, whole genome shotgun sequence genome encodes these proteins:
- the rbm33a gene encoding RNA-binding protein 33 isoform X1 has protein sequence MSSNAQDDDFDEYDKPGAERFRRRRGEDDLQSDLEEELLEDDWFSGKKPSEASDEELNDDLLQSDDDDVNMSGQDVSLNATYSLGRSYVQDNSQEANYTDAGVNLGAEGYEEGDVEEEGYQQEEYAEEYGHHDNTEMPEDQMDYTGELAEGEDGYQDVIDIQINEPLDGEFQDNEDQTSYDDEHGVQQGVAPEEEEEEDVPMGGEEQQEEEEAAETSQVFDTEVENEALPEEETKEESDEEDEEDEESGRLRFKSERKDGVVVRLADAGSNRRNIPETLELSEKAKQDLREFEEQERQKRQNRYGGRGGRIGGGGRGGRGRGGFPGFGMGDFRGGHRGRMNDNRIPLMGNMGMQQQSSRMPPPHQQHLQSQQHHPSRPRGPPPFQDLGRPLAQQPLQPLIPPHMSHRSPSLRPQMEPPPRMMSSPPPNFPQHHQQPPQPKNIHINPHFRGPTSSSVQVPLMPPAQSQPRPAVGPQRFPGPGDFQQRMPDNFGQPHRPPHHMEPYRNQPPQGPPDREPLFMPERAESTRFPGPHMFDHPGPSPLINSNIHQQQQLPGPGHMGFGPPGPAFNQPGQGPLGLFPREPPRPNHPPHQGHQGMIGMNQQDGPPNQARPFMSPRQPFGQQGNLFSSPPVQFGMQVRLRGLMHGPPVSQLPHHDSLSPHQSMHHHQQHHRQELPHHHHHHHHHHQQQLNLGEPRPMMHHGQNPFHQQQGHGSPRQMTPRPQNPQQRIMSNKQRMNTPLSKQMQPRNSNLRELPVAPGNTSMNTAHPLSSPAARPVAKATQGVRPGQNIQPVPDHGRGRGQVVAKTKLQPGGVGRTVVRKEIPSTPSSTEPQDPNEDEETRQYRLKIEEQKRLREEILKRKEMRRQMQAGVRKKELLDRLNSQAPNTQSQGPTSPIHPAPQNQQTPHPVQQQQQPEFKQQQPEFKQQQPEFKQQQQQLQPQQQRPFPQRPQQSLNQPLKNPNQETPIPPNGAAQTVTPRPNVKARLQMVKGGAPLSQIPGPGPQPNQLQQQQQQRTSAVQNINRPITQVQKNIPVIPLAGPGQAQVQSQEPKPGAKRTVMQRAKNSGIDSQPVPQKVRVFKLSGETGKGPVASGVPVQQQDTCAAAAVNQGIQRKVTMAGQPLQGPGGTPQDCQGGMGNPQQNRVVVSGRGRGRGGGQMGRGRPVSTRQSPRLAESQRCTVSIEGLSSSTTEAQLRNLLRSIGPIQMFNMMPQQRKAVATFSSPEHAANFQMSFHRHMIDLSHIDVSLIDG, from the exons ATGTCATCCAACGCTCAGG ATGATGACTTTGATGAGTATGACAAACCTGGTGCTGAGCGTTTCCGCAGGAGGAGAGGTGAAGACGATCTCCAGAG tgatttgGAAGAAGAGCTGTTGGAGGATGATTGGTTCTCAGGTAAAAAG CCCTCTGAAGCATCAGATGAAGAGTTGAATGATGACCTTTTGCAgagtgacgatgatgatgtaAATATGAG tggcCAGGATGTGAGCCTCAATGCGACATACAGCCTGGGCAGATCCTACGTGCAAGACAACTCACAGGAAGCAAACTACACAGATGCTGGTGTGAACCTGGGTGCAGAGGGCTATGAAGAAGGTGATGTAGAGGAGGAGGGGTACCAGCAGGAGGAGTACGCAGAGGAATATGGGCATCATGACAACACAGAGATGCCTGAAGACCAGATGGATTACACAGGAGAGCTCGCTGAGGGTGAAGATGGCTACCAGGATGTGATAGACATCCAAATCAATGAACCATTAGATGGTGAATTTCAA GATAATGAAGATCAAACCTCCTATGATGATGAACATGGAGTCCAACAGGGGGTGGCCcccgaggaggaagaggaggaggatgtgccGATGGGGggagaagagcagcaggaagaggaagaagctgcAGAGACCTCGCAGGTTTTTGATACAGAG GTTGAAAATGAAGCTTTGcctgaagaagaaacaaaggaGGAATCggatgaagaagatgaggaggatgaagagtcCGGTCGTCTGCGGTTCAAATCTGAGAGAAAGGATGGCGTCGTTGTGCGCTTGGCTGATGCAGGCAGTAACCGCAGAAACATCCCTGAAACACTAG AACTATCGGAGAAAGCCAAGCAAGATCTGAGGGAGTTTGAGGAACAAGAAAGGCAGAAGAGGCAGAACCGTTATGGTGGACGAGGGGGGAGAATAGgcggaggagggagaggaggcagaggaagaggaggcttcCCAGGCTTTGGAATGGGAGATTTtagaggaggacacagaggaagaaTGAATGACAATCGGATCCCTTTAATGGGAAACATGGGGATGCAG CAGCAATCCTCCCGAAtgcctcctcctcatcagcagcacctgcagtCCCAGCAGCACCACCCTTCGCGTCCAAGAGGCCCTCCTCCTTTCCAGGATCTTGGCCGCCCACTGGCCCAGCAGCCCCTTCAGCCCCTCATTCCCCCACACATGAGTCACCGCTCCCCATCGTTGCGCCCCCAGATGGAGCCACCACCAAGAATGATGAGCTCCCCGCCGCCCAACTTCCCCCAGCATCACCAGCAACCTCCACAGCCTAAAAACATCCACATTAACCCCCATTTCAGAGGTCCCACATCCTCCTCTGTACAAG TGCCCTTGATGCCTCCTGCTCAGAGCCAACCCAGACCTGCTGTGGGTCCTCAGAGGTTCCCT gGACCGGGAGACTTCCAGCAGCGCATGCCTGATAATTTTGGTCAACCCCATCGGCCGCCTCATCACATGGAGCCCTATAGGAACCAGCCACCTCAAGGACCCCCGGACAGGGAGCCCCTCTTTATGCCGG AGCGCGCAGAGTCGACACGTTTTCCAGGGCCGCACATGTTTGATCACCCAGGCCCCAGCCCTCTGatcaacagcaacatccaccagcagcagcagctgcctgGACCAGGTCACATGGGCTTTGGACCACCAGGTCCAGCTTTTAATCAGCCAGGCCAGGGCCCGCTAGGTCTGTTTCCAAGAGAACCCCCAAGACCCAACCACCCGCCCCACCAGGGTCACCAAGGAATGATCGGCATGAATCAACAAGATGGCCCCCCTAACCAGGCCAGACCCTTCATGAGCCCTCGTCAGCCGTTTGGTCAGCAGGGGAaccttttttcctctccaccaGTTCAGTTTGGGATGCAGGTACGACTAAGA ggTCTGATGCATGGTCCCCCCGTTTCCCAGCTTCCACATCACGATTCACTGTCGCCCCATCAGTCCATGCACCACCATCAGCAGCATCATAGGCAGGAGTtgccccatcatcatcatcatcatcatcaccatcatcagcaACAGCTAAATCTCGGTGAGCCTCGCCCCATGATGCACCATGGCCAGAATCCATTCCATCAACAGCAGGGGCACGGTAGCCCCAGGCAGATGACTCCCCGTCCTCAGAACCCCCAACAGCGCATCATGTCCAACAAACAGAGGATG AACACACCTCTCTCCAAGCAGATGCAACCGCGCAACAGCAACCTACGGGAGCTCCCTGTAGCACCTGGCAACACAAGTATGAACACTGCCCACCCGCTCTCCTCCCCCGCTGCCAGGCCTGTTGCCAAGGCAACACAGGGGGTGCGTCCCGGACAGAACATTCAGCCAGTGCCTGACCATGGCAGAGGAAGAGGCCAAGTTGTTGCCAAGACTAAATTGCAGCCCGGGGGAGTGGGCAGAACAGTGGTTCGCAAGGAAATCCCTAGCACACCATCCAGCACGGAACCACag GATCCTAATGAGGATGAGGAGACTCGGCAGTACCGTCTCAAGATCGAGGAGCAAAAACGTCTGAGAGAGGAGATCCTGAAGAGGAAGGAGATGCGACGGCAGATGCAAGCCGGCGTCAGAAAGAAGGAGCTGCTGGATAGGCTTAATTCCCAGGCACCCAACACTCAAAGCCAAGGCCCCACTTCGCCGATTCATCCTGCACCGCAAAATCAGCAAACACCACAccctgtgcagcagcagcagcagccagaatttaaacagcagcagccagaatttaaacagcagcagcctgaatttaaacaacaacagcagcagttacagccaCAACAGCAAAGACCGTTTCCCCAGAGACCCCAACAGTCCTTAAACCAGCCATTAAAGAATCCCAATCAAGAGACCCCCATCCCTCCTAATGGTGCTGCTCAGACTGTTACGCCACGTCCCAATGTCAAAGCACGTCTGCAGATGGTGAAAGGTGGGGCTCCACTTTCACAAATACCAGGGCCAGGTCCACAACCaaatcagctgcagcagcagcaacaacaaaggaCAAGTGCTGTGCAGAACATAAACAGGCCCATCACTCAGGTCCAAAAGAACATACCTGTAATTCCTTTAGCGGGCCCTGGCCAAGCTCAGGTTCAAAGTCAAGAACCTAAACCTGGAGCAAAAAGAACTGTGATGCAGCGAGCCAAAAATTCTGGTATCGACAGTCAGCCGGTGCCGCAAAAAGTCAGAGTCTTCAAACTTTCAGGAGAG ACTGGGAAGGGACCTGTGGCCAGTGGTGTCCCAGTCCAGCAACAAGACacctgtgctgcagctgctgtaaaTCAGGGTATCCAAAGGAAGGTTACCATGGCAGGACAGCCGCTACAGGGACCGGGTGGAACACCGCAGGATTGCCAAGGGGGCATGGGCAACCCACAGCAAAACAGG GTTGTCGTGTCGGGCCGGGGCCGAGGTAGAGGGGGTGGTCAGATGGGTCGTGGTCGTCCAGTGTCCACCAGACAGAGCCCAAGACTTGCAGAGAGCCAACGTTGCACTGTGTCCATAGAGGGACTCTCGTCATCCACAACTGAAGCTCAGCTGAGGAACCTTCTCCGATCCATCGGCCCCATACAG ATGTTTAATATGATGCCCCAGCAGAGGAAAGCAGTTGCCACGTTTTCCAGTCCAGAGCATGCAGCAAATTTTCAAATGAGCTTCCACAG GCACATGATTGATTTGTCCCACATTGATGTGTCGCTGATTGATGGATGA
- the rbm33a gene encoding RNA-binding protein 33 isoform X3, translating to MSSNAQDDDFDEYDKPGAERFRRRRGEDDLQSDLEEELLEDDWFSGKKPSEASDEELNDDLLQSDDDDVNMSGQDVSLNATYSLGRSYVQDNSQEANYTDAGVNLGAEGYEEGDVEEEGYQQEEYAEEYGHHDNTEMPEDQMDYTGELAEGEDGYQDVIDIQINEPLDGEFQDNEDQTSYDDEHGVQQGVAPEEEEEEDVPMGGEEQQEEEEAAETSQVFDTEVENEALPEEETKEESDEEDEEDEESGRLRFKSERKDGVVVRLADAGSNRRNIPETLELSEKAKQDLREFEEQERQKRQNRYGGRGGRIGGGGRGGRGRGGFPGFGMGDFRGGHRGRMNDNRIPLMGNMGMQQQSSRMPPPHQQHLQSQQHHPSRPRGPPPFQDLGRPLAQQPLQPLIPPHMSHRSPSLRPQMEPPPRMMSSPPPNFPQHHQQPPQPKNIHINPHFRGPTSSSVQVPLMPPAQSQPRPAVGPQRFPGPGDFQQRMPDNFGQPHRPPHHMEPYRNQPPQGPPDREPLFMPERAESTRFPGPHMFDHPGPSPLINSNIHQQQQLPGPGHMGFGPPGPAFNQPGQGPLGLFPREPPRPNHPPHQGHQGMIGMNQQDGPPNQARPFMSPRQPFGQQGNLFSSPPVQFGMQGLMHGPPVSQLPHHDSLSPHQSMHHHQQHHRQELPHHHHHHHHHHQQQLNLGEPRPMMHHGQNPFHQQQGHGSPRQMTPRPQNPQQRIMSNKQRMNTPLSKQMQPRNSNLRELPVAPGNTSMNTAHPLSSPAARPVAKATQGVRPGQNIQPVPDHGRGRGQVVAKTKLQPGGVGRTVVRKEIPSTPSSTEPQDPNEDEETRQYRLKIEEQKRLREEILKRKEMRRQMQAGVRKKELLDRLNSQAPNTQSQGPTSPIHPAPQNQQTPHPVQQQQQPEFKQQQPEFKQQQPEFKQQQQQLQPQQQRPFPQRPQQSLNQPLKNPNQETPIPPNGAAQTVTPRPNVKARLQMVKGGAPLSQIPGPGPQPNQLQQQQQQRTSAVQNINRPITQVQKNIPVIPLAGPGQAQVQSQEPKPGAKRTVMQRAKNSGIDSQPVPQKVRVFKLSGETGKGPVASGVPVQQQDTCAAAAVNQGIQRKVTMAGQPLQGPGGTPQDCQGGMGNPQQNRVVVSGRGRGRGGGQMGRGRPVSTRQSPRLAESQRCTVSIEGLSSSTTEAQLRNLLRSIGPIQMFNMMPQQRKAVATFSSPEHAANFQMSFHRHMIDLSHIDVSLIDG from the exons ATGTCATCCAACGCTCAGG ATGATGACTTTGATGAGTATGACAAACCTGGTGCTGAGCGTTTCCGCAGGAGGAGAGGTGAAGACGATCTCCAGAG tgatttgGAAGAAGAGCTGTTGGAGGATGATTGGTTCTCAGGTAAAAAG CCCTCTGAAGCATCAGATGAAGAGTTGAATGATGACCTTTTGCAgagtgacgatgatgatgtaAATATGAG tggcCAGGATGTGAGCCTCAATGCGACATACAGCCTGGGCAGATCCTACGTGCAAGACAACTCACAGGAAGCAAACTACACAGATGCTGGTGTGAACCTGGGTGCAGAGGGCTATGAAGAAGGTGATGTAGAGGAGGAGGGGTACCAGCAGGAGGAGTACGCAGAGGAATATGGGCATCATGACAACACAGAGATGCCTGAAGACCAGATGGATTACACAGGAGAGCTCGCTGAGGGTGAAGATGGCTACCAGGATGTGATAGACATCCAAATCAATGAACCATTAGATGGTGAATTTCAA GATAATGAAGATCAAACCTCCTATGATGATGAACATGGAGTCCAACAGGGGGTGGCCcccgaggaggaagaggaggaggatgtgccGATGGGGggagaagagcagcaggaagaggaagaagctgcAGAGACCTCGCAGGTTTTTGATACAGAG GTTGAAAATGAAGCTTTGcctgaagaagaaacaaaggaGGAATCggatgaagaagatgaggaggatgaagagtcCGGTCGTCTGCGGTTCAAATCTGAGAGAAAGGATGGCGTCGTTGTGCGCTTGGCTGATGCAGGCAGTAACCGCAGAAACATCCCTGAAACACTAG AACTATCGGAGAAAGCCAAGCAAGATCTGAGGGAGTTTGAGGAACAAGAAAGGCAGAAGAGGCAGAACCGTTATGGTGGACGAGGGGGGAGAATAGgcggaggagggagaggaggcagaggaagaggaggcttcCCAGGCTTTGGAATGGGAGATTTtagaggaggacacagaggaagaaTGAATGACAATCGGATCCCTTTAATGGGAAACATGGGGATGCAG CAGCAATCCTCCCGAAtgcctcctcctcatcagcagcacctgcagtCCCAGCAGCACCACCCTTCGCGTCCAAGAGGCCCTCCTCCTTTCCAGGATCTTGGCCGCCCACTGGCCCAGCAGCCCCTTCAGCCCCTCATTCCCCCACACATGAGTCACCGCTCCCCATCGTTGCGCCCCCAGATGGAGCCACCACCAAGAATGATGAGCTCCCCGCCGCCCAACTTCCCCCAGCATCACCAGCAACCTCCACAGCCTAAAAACATCCACATTAACCCCCATTTCAGAGGTCCCACATCCTCCTCTGTACAAG TGCCCTTGATGCCTCCTGCTCAGAGCCAACCCAGACCTGCTGTGGGTCCTCAGAGGTTCCCT gGACCGGGAGACTTCCAGCAGCGCATGCCTGATAATTTTGGTCAACCCCATCGGCCGCCTCATCACATGGAGCCCTATAGGAACCAGCCACCTCAAGGACCCCCGGACAGGGAGCCCCTCTTTATGCCGG AGCGCGCAGAGTCGACACGTTTTCCAGGGCCGCACATGTTTGATCACCCAGGCCCCAGCCCTCTGatcaacagcaacatccaccagcagcagcagctgcctgGACCAGGTCACATGGGCTTTGGACCACCAGGTCCAGCTTTTAATCAGCCAGGCCAGGGCCCGCTAGGTCTGTTTCCAAGAGAACCCCCAAGACCCAACCACCCGCCCCACCAGGGTCACCAAGGAATGATCGGCATGAATCAACAAGATGGCCCCCCTAACCAGGCCAGACCCTTCATGAGCCCTCGTCAGCCGTTTGGTCAGCAGGGGAaccttttttcctctccaccaGTTCAGTTTGGGATGCAG ggTCTGATGCATGGTCCCCCCGTTTCCCAGCTTCCACATCACGATTCACTGTCGCCCCATCAGTCCATGCACCACCATCAGCAGCATCATAGGCAGGAGTtgccccatcatcatcatcatcatcatcaccatcatcagcaACAGCTAAATCTCGGTGAGCCTCGCCCCATGATGCACCATGGCCAGAATCCATTCCATCAACAGCAGGGGCACGGTAGCCCCAGGCAGATGACTCCCCGTCCTCAGAACCCCCAACAGCGCATCATGTCCAACAAACAGAGGATG AACACACCTCTCTCCAAGCAGATGCAACCGCGCAACAGCAACCTACGGGAGCTCCCTGTAGCACCTGGCAACACAAGTATGAACACTGCCCACCCGCTCTCCTCCCCCGCTGCCAGGCCTGTTGCCAAGGCAACACAGGGGGTGCGTCCCGGACAGAACATTCAGCCAGTGCCTGACCATGGCAGAGGAAGAGGCCAAGTTGTTGCCAAGACTAAATTGCAGCCCGGGGGAGTGGGCAGAACAGTGGTTCGCAAGGAAATCCCTAGCACACCATCCAGCACGGAACCACag GATCCTAATGAGGATGAGGAGACTCGGCAGTACCGTCTCAAGATCGAGGAGCAAAAACGTCTGAGAGAGGAGATCCTGAAGAGGAAGGAGATGCGACGGCAGATGCAAGCCGGCGTCAGAAAGAAGGAGCTGCTGGATAGGCTTAATTCCCAGGCACCCAACACTCAAAGCCAAGGCCCCACTTCGCCGATTCATCCTGCACCGCAAAATCAGCAAACACCACAccctgtgcagcagcagcagcagccagaatttaaacagcagcagccagaatttaaacagcagcagcctgaatttaaacaacaacagcagcagttacagccaCAACAGCAAAGACCGTTTCCCCAGAGACCCCAACAGTCCTTAAACCAGCCATTAAAGAATCCCAATCAAGAGACCCCCATCCCTCCTAATGGTGCTGCTCAGACTGTTACGCCACGTCCCAATGTCAAAGCACGTCTGCAGATGGTGAAAGGTGGGGCTCCACTTTCACAAATACCAGGGCCAGGTCCACAACCaaatcagctgcagcagcagcaacaacaaaggaCAAGTGCTGTGCAGAACATAAACAGGCCCATCACTCAGGTCCAAAAGAACATACCTGTAATTCCTTTAGCGGGCCCTGGCCAAGCTCAGGTTCAAAGTCAAGAACCTAAACCTGGAGCAAAAAGAACTGTGATGCAGCGAGCCAAAAATTCTGGTATCGACAGTCAGCCGGTGCCGCAAAAAGTCAGAGTCTTCAAACTTTCAGGAGAG ACTGGGAAGGGACCTGTGGCCAGTGGTGTCCCAGTCCAGCAACAAGACacctgtgctgcagctgctgtaaaTCAGGGTATCCAAAGGAAGGTTACCATGGCAGGACAGCCGCTACAGGGACCGGGTGGAACACCGCAGGATTGCCAAGGGGGCATGGGCAACCCACAGCAAAACAGG GTTGTCGTGTCGGGCCGGGGCCGAGGTAGAGGGGGTGGTCAGATGGGTCGTGGTCGTCCAGTGTCCACCAGACAGAGCCCAAGACTTGCAGAGAGCCAACGTTGCACTGTGTCCATAGAGGGACTCTCGTCATCCACAACTGAAGCTCAGCTGAGGAACCTTCTCCGATCCATCGGCCCCATACAG ATGTTTAATATGATGCCCCAGCAGAGGAAAGCAGTTGCCACGTTTTCCAGTCCAGAGCATGCAGCAAATTTTCAAATGAGCTTCCACAG GCACATGATTGATTTGTCCCACATTGATGTGTCGCTGATTGATGGATGA